The genomic DNA GAATTAGCGAAACTTTTTACTTTCAAATCATGCGGCTTCCGGGAGGCTCTCCGAAAGCCGCATGGACTCTACATACTAATCAACGGTAACATCAAAATGCGTTTCCACAACGGTTGCCGCATTGCGGGTAATGCTGACATCCACTTGCCAATCGCCGGTCATCGTAAAATTGACTTTTCCGCGATATACGGCGCCGCTAACATACACCGGATCTACGTTATTAGGCGATCCGTGTCCCATAGACGGCATCGTCGGTTCGATCGCAAGAGTCGCATCGGTCACATCGGGAAATGACATCATGGATACGCGCTCATGCACCATCAGCTCCAATGTGTTCAAACCGACTTCCGGTACACGCGGTTTTTTCCATGAAAGAATGTACGACTTCGCATCCGTTCCCGTTACGACTTTACAACGATTGGAAGATTTGACCTTGGGTTCGATCATCACCGAACCTTCTTTACCGCTGTGGTGATCGTGAAATTCCACTTCCAATTCCCAATACTCCATGTCATTGCCCGGCATTTGAAATACGACATACCCTTCAAATAATCCTTCTTCCGCTTCTTCACTTTCCGGATTACCGTACGGTGCGGCATGTGTCATTTCCGTCATATGCATCACCGGTGACAAGTGAATATGCCCTTCGTCAAGTATTTCTCCGCTCGCCGAATCCTGCAAACGCGTATAGATCGCGTTATATCCGGTAGTCAACGTATCTTCGGAATACACCGAAACCAAAACACCTTGATCGTATCCTTGACCTATCAAAACCATATCGTTGACGGGATCGGACGAATTTTTGTCTTTTTCACAAGACGAAATAAAAACAACCGTCATGATGATAATTGCTAACCAACGTAACATGATAAACGCTCCCAATTTTTTTTTGATATACTTCGCACACGCGTCGCTCCAAACTTCTTTTTTTGAAGCTTAACTGCAGGGCGCATAAAATTTGACCTGTCATCGTGACGATACACCACACTCCGGTACGTAACTGACGGTCGTACTCAGAGCATTGTCATTGTATCTGTTCGATGATCCCATTGAACTAACCGGATGTCTCACATCATTGCAAAGCACGATGCACCGAGCATCCGTTGTTTGGAAAAGAGTTTAGGCACGCGGCGGGTGAAAAATATCGGAAGGCGTTTTTGAAATGAAAATCGGTTGCGTGAAAGAGGAAAGTATCGTCGTATAATGAAATTCGGCTATAATTATAGCCGGTCGGATATGAACCGCAATTAATGATTCGCGTTGCATTTCGCCGTTACCTTTGGTGCCGCAGCCTTCATTGCGTATCGAGCAGGCGTCCGCATCCGCTTGTGTGACATTTTTATGATCGCAGGTACATGCTTTGCCTTGCGACAAACAGCAACACGTTTTGACGCTGCTTTCGCTAATAGCACGAAAAGCCTGCGGCAACCCTGCTGAAAATAGCGTTACGACTAAAAGAAATGCCGGTATTTTGATTTTTAAAATACGCATATCACCACGGGTTTCCACGAACTATCATGACGGCCAAAAAAACAATAATCAGACTGATTAGCAGATTTACGCGGCCGATCCAAGACGCCGCTTTGCGCAGTCCGGGTACCGACGGATGATCCGGGGTATCGCGCCACATACGGGTGGCTTTGGGTCCAAGCCAAAAATCATGCAAACCGCCAAGCACTAATAGCAGCATAAACAGCGTGATTTTAATTCCCAGTGTGTGCCCGAAATGGCTGTCATAAAATTCGGATTTAAAAAAATCACCCCAGGAATACCCTCGGGCAAATACATTATATAAACCGGTAGTGAGCAGCAAACCAAATACGATCCAGCCCCAAAAACGAAAACGTTCTCCGGCCCATAATACGATTTTCGGTGCCACATTTTTATAATCCGGATTGCGGAGAAGCGGAACAAACACAATCACAAAAAAAATCAAACCGCCCACCCAAATCATGGCACAAAGAATATGCAGAAATACGGATATAAAATAACCGGTCAACATGATTTAGAAATCCTTTTTTAAAAAGTGTCGCTTGGCAACAAATAACGGTATCACAGCCCATCCTACCAAGGCCGCCAAAGATACAATAACACCGAGAGAACCGCCAAAGAATTTTTTAAACGCAGCCCCTGTATAACCCATCATCGCGGCAACATCCATTTTCATCAGTATCATCGAGCGCGCAATATTGATGGGATTGAGCATACTGATGCCGATCAGCGGTTTTTCCAACGGATAGTCGGCGAAGGCATACACGATGTATAACACCATGCCATCAAAAAGTAACGCCAGAGCGAACCACAGGCCTAGAGCAAAACCGATGCCTTTGAGTTTGTCATCTGTGCGCATTGCAATACCAAAAGCCAGCGCGCTAAAAATCAGCGTTAGCAATAAACCTGTCCCCAGCAACATTACAGGGATTCGCCAATCCGGTATCGAGTTATAACCGAACATCAGTATCGGAACACCTGCGCCGACGACAAACCCTCCTGCCAGCGGCAGCGCCATTCCGAGATACACGCCCCAAAATAGTTTGCTGCGACGTATCGGTTGGCACAGAAGAATTTCAATAAATTCGCGCGAGTGATATACATGCATGGCGCCGAATATCATACTTACCAGCGGTACGATAAGAAGCAAAATCTGCGTCATCGTCAGAAATACGCGACTTGCATCCCCTTGCAATTGAAACAACCCGAAGGTCAGCACAAAGAAAAAAGCCGTGTACAAAATGATCCATTTATTACGGATCTGATCGTACCATTCGAATTTTAGTATTTTTTGGAGAGCGTCCACAGTCCAAGTCCTTTCATCAAATGTGCGATGGATCGTTCGAGCCGTTCTTCGCCGGTCTTTTGACGCAGATCTTCGATCGTACCTTCAAAATTGACGCACCCTTCATTTAAAAACAAAACACGATCGGTGATTTCTTCCAATTCACTCATCACATGCGACGTAATGATCACCGTGCGACCGTTATTTTTTTCTTTGAGAATTTTATCCTTGAGTAACGTACTCGATACGGGATCAAGCCCGGCGGTGGGTTCATCCAATATCAGTACATCCGGCCGAAAAAGAAAAGCGAGGTACGCATTCACTTTTTGTTTGGTTCCGCCGGAGAGGTGTTTGAGTGCTTTACTGATTTCCCTTTCGAGCTGCAGTGAACGCATCAACTCTTCATCGCGATCCGTAACCATATCGCGAAGATCGGCCATAAGCGATAATAGTTCGTGCACTTTCATGTTTTCGGGAAACCGCGCGGTCTGTGGCATATATCCGATACGCCGACGGTATTCGGCATCCTGTGGTGCTATCGCTTTGCCGTCCAGCGTGATCAAACCGCTGTCGGGTGTTACCAAACCGAGTATGGATTTGATAAGCGTGGATTTGCCGGAACCGTTAGGTCCGATGATGGCTGTGACTTTTCCGGTATCAAACGAAGCGTTGACGCGATTGAGCACGCGCTGTTCGCCAAAATTTTTGATTAGTGATTGGATTGTTATCATAAGCACCGCCCCATTTTGGGTTTGTCGTCCATGAGCGCCGCCGGTGTAAGCGACGGAATAATGCGCTCGACCAGATCGAGGGCGACGATCGTGAGGCTGCGCATGAGGATCATCGCTTCCGTATGCTGTTCGGAAATCACGGAAAAAAGACTTACGGGGCGATACGGCTCATCACCGACTCCGTCGCGATCCAGATCATAACCGCTGTAATTGGACCAATAGTTCATCGAAAACGTATTGCGGTTACTGCGCGAATTGGTCGCTACGTCAAACGCATTATTCTCAAAATCGTTTTCCGTAAAAAAATTATCTGTACAGTTTCCTAAAAGCCGCAACGCCCAGCCGTTGTGTACAAAACGGTTCCTCCGCATCGTCATACGATTGGACCCTTCCATGTGCACGCCGGCGGTATTGTTCTCGAACACATTATCACGAATATCACTGTCGGTAATATCTTTGAGCAATATCCCATACGATGCCGGACCCCAGTTACGGCGAAATGTATTACCGTACATCGCAATATACCGTGTGTACATCACGGCCACACCGGCCGAGTTTTCTTCAAATGTATTACCCGTGTATGTACAACTGTCAGAAAACATGAAATGCAGCCCGTAGCGCAGATTACCTAAACTGTGATTATTGCGAATGATGCTGGATTTGACAAATTCGAAATAAATACCGTCACGATGTCCGTTGATAGCATTATTTTCGATCGTGATCGCGCGGCAATACCAGAGATGAATGCCGTTACCGGACGAGGATTCTGTTTTGCCGTCGCTGGATATAAAATTATTTCGCACCAAGCAAAAACTGCTTTTGGCGAGATAGATCGCAAAAAAATTCTTTTCAAACCGATTATCTTCGATCGTCACAAAACGTGCGTCGTTGACTTTGACGGCGGCATTTTCCTGCGTGTAACTTATACCTGCACGGACAAATACAAATCCGCGTACAGTCACATACGACGCTTCGATGCGCCAGATTTCCGATGTAGCGAGACCGTCCATCACGGGCCAATCCACGCCGATCAGTACGACTTGTTTTTGGATCCAAAGCGGTCCCTCGGCATAACGTCCTTTGTGAACAAAGATCGTGTCTGTATTTTTCGCCGCTTCCAATGCCGATCGCACGGACGAATACGAAAATCCTTCTCCGACGTGCAAGGCTTTGGCAAAAACCGTCGTACCCAGCATCACGGCCAACAAACTATGTATGATCCATTTTCGCATATCAGAGTTTTTCAAAATGCGCCGTAAAATGACGCAAAAATTTCGGTTCGTAGGTGATTTTATAGCCGCGCACTTTTTCTTTATTCTTTACGATTTCATCGAAAACTTCGATCACATAATCCACGTGGCTTTGCGTATATACACGTCGCGGAATCGCAAGGCGTACGAGTTCCATCGGCGAAGGAATCAATTTTCCGGACGCTTCGTATTTGCCAAACATCACTGAGCCCACTTCCACGCAACGAATACCGCCGACTTTGTAAAGTTCGCAAACAAGCGCTTGCCCGGGGTATTGATCCACGGGAATATGCGGATACAGGTCTTTGGCATTGATATACACCGCATGACCGCCGACGGGTAGCATGATCGGTACGCCGAGCGCGTTGATTTTTTCACCGAGATACTGCGTGCTGCGAATGCGATACTTGAGATAATCTGCGTCAAAAACTTCCTGCAAACCCACGGCCATAGCGTCCATATCACGACCGGCTAGTCCGCCGTATGTGGTAAAACCTTCGGTAATGATCAAAAGATTGGTACAAGCTGCGGCGATCGCATCGTCACGCAATGCCAGAAATCCGCCGATATTGACAAGCCCATCTTTTTTGGCGCTCATCACACAACCATCGGCAAGATCAAACATGGCCTGCGCAATTTCTTTATATGAAAGATGCGCACACTCCGCTTCGCCATGTTTGATAAAGTATGCATTTTCTGCGACGCGGCAGGCATCTATGATAAACAAAATTTTGTACTTCGCGCAGAGTTCACTCAAAGCACGGGCATTGGCAAGGCTCACGGGTTGGCCGCCGCCGGTATTATTGGTAACGGTCAGGATAACGGCAGCGATATTTTCAGCGTTGTATTTTTTAATCCAATACTCGACCTGTACCAAATCAATATTACCTTTGAAAGGGTGTGGCTTACCGGGCTCCAGCGCCTCGGGGATGGGGCAATCGATCGCCGTGGCGCCGGAAAATTCGATATTGGCCCGGGTTGTGTCAAAGTGCGTATTACTCAAAAAAACTTTACCTTTGCCGCCCAGATGGCCGTACAGAATGCGTTCGGCTGCGCGCCCCTGATGCGTCGGCAGAATGTGAGGATATCCGGTAAGGTCTTTGACGACGGACTCCAGACGTTCCCAACTTTGTGCGCCGGCATAGGATTCGTCACCGCTGATCATAGCGGCCCATTGTTTATGACTCATAGCCGACGTACCGCTGTCCGTCAAAAAATCAATCAGCACATGCTCGGATTTGAGCAAAAAAGGATTGTAGTGCGCTTGATGCAAAAGTTGTTGACGTTCCTCTTCGCTCGTCATATAAATGGGTTCAACCATTTTGATACGAAAAGGTTCAATAATAACATTGTGTTTCATTGTCGTTTTCCTGATAGTTTTTCGGTTACAATGGACACAATATAAATTTTCATGCTTCTTTTTTTTCTGACAAAAGTCATATTTTAAAAACGATTTTCTTTTTCTATGTAAGCTTTGAGTTGTTCCCAACTCATAATGTCGCCGCTGTTTTCTTTCTGTGCATTTTCGACGGCTATATTCCCGTTATAAGCGGAGAGAAACAAACCCATCGGGCTGGGTCTTTTTTCGCTGCGCAGATAGCGCGCATCTTTGGCCGGAATAAACGTTTCGGGCTGATCAAAGGTCGTCACCCAGATCGTACCTTGATCGTTGGCTGATTTTTGTTGATGATAATACTTCACCAAACATTCGATGGAATCAAATTTGTAAATTTTTCCTTTTTCGGTTACCCACTCGCTGCCAAAACGGCGATCCGTAATGCCCATACGGCAATGGGCGCACTCGTCTTGTCCATAGGCGATGGGTTCGGGCCCGGACGTACAAGACCATACCAGTAATGATAACAGGCTAAGCAGCGCCGGGAATCGGTTTGACCGCAACATGGTTTTTTTCCTCCGTGATGGACGTGTTTTTACGTGATACGAAAAGAACATACAACGTGATCAAAAATGATAATCCTGCCAGAATGCCTCCGATACTCGGTAGCGATGTCGTATGCATATTCAGAAGCTGTTTGCTTCCGATAAGCGGCGGTTGATAGCTCATACCGGGAATTTTGATCGCCGCATGCGGGTTGAGATTATGACCGTAGTCGTATTCCCACAAATAAAAATCCACCAAACCTGCGATCAAAATCGCCAAAAATAAAAACGCCCATACGCCAAGGATTTTTCGTTTTCCAATCCACGCCGCTAAAAGCCCCGTTAGAATCAAAAAACCTACAAAATAGGGCATGATTTTAAGTTCGGGTATGGATTCGGGCGTAATTTCTTTCATGCCGATATAGTGATTGAGACCATTGATAGTTCTGAGGTCGTGCTGATTTTCGCCGCTGATTTTATTGACCCAAATATAGAGACCGAGCCCTTCGGGATATTGCGGCGCATCAAGCGTGATTTTCCAAAGCGGCGTAAAATATATACCGGTCAGTATAAGCGAAGCCACCGCAATCAGTATTTTTTGTCGTTTATTCATAACACACCTTACAAAGAAAATAAAGGGGAGGTTTTTTGAGCCTCCCCCAAAATTCAAACTTATTTACCTGTGCTAAATGTCAGCGCGGTATTGGAACCGGCAGCCGAAACGCGAACGTAACCTTGCATTTCCTGATGCAATGCGGAGCAGAAATCCGTGCAATACATCGGATAAACGCCGGGTGTCTTCGGTTCCCAACGTACGGTAGCGGTTTCACCGGGCATGATCAGAAGTTCCGCATTGTTATTGCCTTTGATGGCAAATCCGTGCGGCACATCCCAATCTTGTTCGAGATTGGTTACATGGAAATAAACCACATCACCGACCTTGACGCCTTCGATATTGTCCGGCGCAAAGTGAGAGCGCGAAGCGGTCATATACACATGCACTTCTTTGCCTTCACGAACGACTTTGGCATCTTTTTCGCTCTTGGTCGCATACTTATGTTCGTTTTTATTGATGTCAAAAATTTTGACTTCATGTTTGCGAACGAGATCCGCCGCAATACCTTGAGCATAGTGCGGTTCGCCTATCGTCGGGAAATCCGACAACATGCGCATTTTGTCGCCGCTTATATCGATCAACTGAGCGGATTGCGTGAGCTCCGGACCCGTCGGAAGATAACGGTCTTTGGTGATTTTATTCATCGCCAATACATATTTGCCCCACGGTTGTTTACTGTCGCCGCCGGGGATCATGAGGTGACCGATCGAATAGTAGGTCGGCATGCGGTCAACGACTTCCCACGTACCGAGTTTCCATTTGACAACTTCCGATGATACGAAGTGGGACGTATACGCATAACCTTTACCGTCAAATTCGGTATGGAGCGGTCCGAGGCCCGGTTCTTGTACTTCACCGGCCAATACGGCATCGTATTTGAGAACAGGAATACCATCGCGATCGCCGTCAAACGCTTTGCCTTCGATGGCTTTGATCATCTTGCTGAAAGAAAATACGGGAATAACTGTAGCCAGCTTTCCGCCACCGACGATGTATTCGCCGGACGGATCCACGTCAGCGCCATGCGGAGATTTCGGGCAAGGCATCAGATACAACATATCGGGACAATCTTTGGGATCCAGCATCATCACTTGTTTTTTCTTTTCGGAAATCGTGGTGTGCTTATTGTCATCATAACGGTTGATATAATATTCCGAAGCCCAAGGTTTCGCTTTGCCCTGTTTGATATATTCTTCGGCTTTCTTCCAGTTTACCGCCATGATGAAATCTTTATCATTCTGGCTGGCATTGACTTCAAGCAACGTATGCGCTTGTTCCGTATTGTACGTGGAGAAGAAGAACCATCCATGAGACGGACCTTTACCGGCATGGCTCAGATCATAGTTGAAACCCGGCACCAGTATCTGGAACGCGAGATCCATGTGGCCTTCTTTAGGATCAACTTTGACAAATGAAATCGCGCCTTTGAAATTTTGTTTGTACGAATTGATCGCTACGTCGGCTTGCGGTGTCGGCACGCTAAAACGTGTCGCCGATACGACGTACTCCGTATTGATCGTCGTGAACGGCGAAGCGTGGCTGCCGCCGCTATTGGGAATTTCGATGATTTCTTCGGTACGGAATGTACCCAAATCAATACGCGCGATACGCGGCGAATTATTGGCATTGATAAAAAGCCAACGTCCGTCCGGAGTACCGTCGGTCATGGATAATTCAGGATGGTGGCTGTCGTCCCAGGGAATGAAGCCGTCCGTCGTCTGAAGCATACCTTTGGTTTCTTCATTGAAGCCCCAGCCGTTTTCAGGGTTTACGGCAAAAACAGGGATCGTTTTGAAAAGGCGACCGCTTGGCAGACCATAGACAGACACCTGACCACTAAAGCCGCCGGAGAGAAATGCATAGAACTCATCATAACTTCCGGGTGGAACAAACACTTTGGATGCGGCATCACCGCTACCGATCGTTGCCTCTTTTTTTGCAGGGCACCCGATCCAGACCGCGGCTAATGCGAGCACAACCAACGACGCATAAACTATGCGTGCGGATGGTTTTCGGAACATAAGAGCCTCCTCGATCACTCAGATCGTTTTTTTGTTTTATGTAAACGATGGTATAAGCCATCGAAATCATCACGAAGGTTTTTTCGCGTTTTCATTAGCATGGCGCAGATACTCTAAGATGGCACGGCATTCGTCCATCGTGAGATTCTGATTGGCCATCGGAATCAAAAATTGTGCGAATAATTTTTTGGCATCCGGATGATTCTTGATCATACCTTCCGGATTGAGCATCATATTCATCACGTATTCCGGTTTTCGGATTTTGAGTACATCCTGGAGCGGCGGGCCGACCAGTTTGGTATCCAAACGATGGCAGGCGTAGCACTTGGTTTCAAAGGCTTTTTCGCCCTTTTTGACCAGTGTCGTATTGATGGCTTCCAATTTCAGTTCCTCTTTGACCGGGCCGATACCGTGTTCTTTTTCAAATGCCGTCAATCCGGCATACGGGTCCGGTTTGGCAGGTTTATTGGCGGCTTCTCCCCAAGAAGCTTTGGCTTCTTCATTGGATGAACCGCAAGCTGTCATAGATATGGCGGCCGCGAAAATGGCGAGCGCTAACACATAGGATTTCATGATATTTTCCTTTGAGGTTTATGAATTAATTGTGTGTGGTTTTGTCGAAAATTTGTTTTTCCATCATGACGGCCTTGGGAAACAAAACATTGTTTTCGAGGTGCACATGTTTATGAAGGTCTTGTTCAAACTCTTGCAACTCATGCAGAAGCAGACGGTAGGTCGTACAAGCATCCACAGGAACATGGTAATCGGCCGTCAACGTGCGGATTTTTTCCATCTGCTGTCCCGCAAACGCATGTTCATGTTCCATGACATGGATCGGATTGAGCACGGTGCCAAACCCATTGGGACGGATCGGCGCGTGATGCGTGATGTAATTTTCCAATTCGCAGACGTAGGGAAAAAGAATCACTTCTTCTTTTTGCAAATGCAATTTGAGCTCGGATGATAGCGCTTCAAACGCTTCACGAACGGTTACCATTTCCGGATGGTGATCGCCATGAACCTGTGCCACTTTATTAAGGTGACGTTCGATCAGTGGAATCGCGTGGCGCATGTAGGTATGATGATTGCTTTGAATATATTCGACTATAAATCCCGCTGGTTGTTCATGGATCGGCTTAGGTTGTTGACCTTGAGAGGGTGATTGAATAGCTTTTTCGATATCACGGCATACATCCGCCAGCGCGATATCTTTATCACGGCAAGCGTCGGATAAAATTTTTTTCCCGCCACAACAAAAATCCAAACGATAGTGTTCGAGAATTTCGGCTGAACGAGGGTATTCCAATACGATTTGACCAAGAGGCATGTCTTCAAATGATTTCATTTTTAATCCTTTAGAAGATTTAAGAGTATTTTATCTTTAATATGAATAAAAAAATTCCCCGCTTCACTTCGGTTGTTTTTTTTCTTCCTCATATCCTTCGTCGGCGATTCGGAAATTGAACGTATTGATTTTATCCGCCAGTGTATTGAGTGTAGCATTTTCAAACATCGCATTTATCTTCTCACGGTGTTTGGCCCATTCACTATGCAAGGGGCAAGGCGCAAGATTGCCACAGCCGGGCAATCCAAAAATACATTGATCAAAAATATTAGGACCGTCTATGGCTTCGACAATATCCGTAAGTGAAATATCTTTGGGGTCGCGCGCCAAGGCCACTCCGCCTTTGGGTCCGCGGTAGGATATCATGATATTATTTTCCGTTAGCTGCTGTAAAATCTTGGTCAAGAAGTGAAATGATATATTGAGGTTTTCAGAAATCTGCTGAATCGGCACATATTCTTTATGACCAAGAGACGCCACATACATCGCGGCACGAATTCCGTATAAACAACTTTTAGTTAGTAGCATGGTAATATTTTCTTTTCCGGATAAATCTTTGCTCTATTCCTGTATTTCAGAGTCTTTTGTCTTAAAATAAGGTATTCGACCTCATTTGTCAAGTATTTTGGTATGGTTTTTCAATTTTTTTTTGAAAATAAAAAAATTCGGGGGTGGCGTCATTTTATTGACGAATTTTCGAAATTTTTTTCTAAAACCTACACACTTATGTAGCCTCATTTGTGAGCTAAATCACACGATATTGTGCCGAGTAGACGTACCCTAAATTTGATTAAAAATAAACAATTATACCTCTGTTTGAGGGAACCTTTCACCGTTCACATAACGTCATGTTTTTAGCATGCTTTTGAGGTAATTATGAAAACCTTGCTCACGATGATCGCTTTGATTTTTTTTGCAAGCGATATGTATTCACAAACTGCGCTTACCGGCGGTATTACACAGTCCGGTAATTTTACGGCCGCCGGCCAAACAGCCACCTACTCCTACAACCAATCGGTTAGTTACTGGAGTGTGGTGGGTATCCGGCCGCCATCAACATCCGACTTTGACATCGAACTTAGCGCCAACACCAATTTCAGTCCTATACTCGCCAGTAGTACACTGGGTACCGGCAAAGTAGATTTCATCGTAGCCGATTATAACCATTCACCTACGGGTGCACAATACGTTCGCCTCAAAGACTATAGCGGCGCAGGTACGTACTACGTCGAATATGAGAGCGGCGCACATACATTAGGTGTTCCATCCAATAGCGGTACACTATCCTGGACATCCAACGAAATCGTCAAAGTTTGGGACGTGTATCTGCAGGCCGGTGTGACTTATACATTTAAGCTCCGCACACTTTCCGGTCTTCAGGATTATGGCATATCGCTTTACAAATCCAATGCTGCCGCCTATTATGCAGGCCGCAGTTCGGCTGCCGCCACATCCGATATTGCCGCCAGCGGTACGGACGAATACTTTTCCTATACACCGAGCGTTACGGATTATTACGGCTTCGTCGTATGGTCCAATGATAATTACGGCACAAGCGGAACCTACGACATTACGGTATCAACATTGGCCACCAATAACCCGCTATCCAGCGCGGCTTCGCCGGGTCAATTTTCATATTATCAAACAAATACCAATTGGTCCGTTGTCGCCTTACGCTCAGGTAGCGGCGCCAATGACAATCTCTCGCTTTATACCAATTCGTCCTATACGACTTTAGCTGCGCAAAGCGCATTAGCCTCGGGTGTCGAAATTATTGCCACTGAAAATGATACCATCACACAAGGTTACTTCCGTTATCCTAAGGTGGATCGCACCGGAGGCACTTCACAATATACTTTGGAGTGGGACGAATCCAGCGGATATATCGGTTTGGGAAGTTATACGACGACGTCATGGAACGCTAACACGGTCGCTAAAGTGTATAACCTGTCCATGGCGCAAGGTGCTAAATACCGCATTAAATTGCATACCGTTTCAGGTAGTGTGGATGCAGGCCTTCTTCTTTTCAAACCCAATGGTTCACTGAGTTCCCAAGCGCGATCGGCCGCACTGCAATCGGCCGATGCCAATGGCGCCGGACTGAACGAAGAGATCATACTCACCGCGCCGGTTTCCGGATGGTATGCATTGGTCGTTTACAGCAATACGGCTACCGCCGGTTCTTTTGATTTGTCGTTCAA from bacterium includes the following:
- the ric gene encoding iron-sulfur cluster repair di-iron protein, which produces MKSFEDMPLGQIVLEYPRSAEILEHYRLDFCCGGKKILSDACRDKDIALADVCRDIEKAIQSPSQGQQPKPIHEQPAGFIVEYIQSNHHTYMRHAIPLIERHLNKVAQVHGDHHPEMVTVREAFEALSSELKLHLQKEEVILFPYVCELENYITHHAPIRPNGFGTVLNPIHVMEHEHAFAGQQMEKIRTLTADYHVPVDACTTYRLLLHELQEFEQDLHKHVHLENNVLFPKAVMMEKQIFDKTTHN
- a CDS encoding Rrf2 family transcriptional regulator codes for the protein MLLTKSCLYGIRAAMYVASLGHKEYVPIQQISENLNISFHFLTKILQQLTENNIMISYRGPKGGVALARDPKDISLTDIVEAIDGPNIFDQCIFGLPGCGNLAPCPLHSEWAKHREKINAMFENATLNTLADKINTFNFRIADEGYEEEKKQPK